Within Spinacia oleracea cultivar Varoflay chromosome 4, BTI_SOV_V1, whole genome shotgun sequence, the genomic segment aacacatcatgtccttcctctaccacgttcttggtttccattgttgtcaggattttcttcttctcctcatgcttttgttttccttgcagaatttattctttgcacgatttCAGTTCTGagtgcatcatctttgtatttctgaatcaataatatttaaactaagttaataatttacatttaaatatgaaaaaataacataataactatgtaaaacgtgtagtttctattatgcatcatatagtaactcttacaattaacgatggtaaaatacttgcagaattgcatatatagttattgttattgttatagtcatatagttactgtcaaaataatatagtcacttttattaataataacatggagtacaaagaaagatcataaaaagaacataatgataagataataactattaaaaatatatagtaactattatacttgatatagtaactcttaatattaatgatagtcatatacgagcaaggttgtagatatagttattgttatgatcatatagttgttgtgatcataacatagtaactcttattactaataacatagaacacaacaaagaacatgaaaagaacattataatttACATAAAAAATTATACCAAACATAgagttactataatacaagatataatacctataaatattattgatggtcatttagtcatagagttgcagacatagttgatgtgataataatatagtaactctatccataatacagtaactatatcattaaaaatatagaataacataaaaatatgcacataacataataaactaacatagtacctatttcaaaaatatagtaactatataaaacgtacaataactattaaagaaaataaacatatggtaacaagtcatgataaaataaacataatatctatttcaaacatatagtaactatataaataatatagtaactattgaagaaaataaacatatggtaacacatCATGATAAcataaacatagtacctatttcaaacatatagtaactaatataataatatagtaactattgtacacatatagtaaccattataatcacacaacaactagcttaacatatagtgactattattataatatagtaactattgtacaaatatagtaaccattataatcatatagtcactatctaagaagcagacaaaaatatattcgaaataacatattacataatgtaatcgtatagtaactattatttattaaaaaatcactataaactgttcttaacatagtaactatcttaaacacatagttattgtttaaaatttataataactttctaaaaaatatagtaactattttaaatacatagttactgttttaaagttatagtaacttttaaaaaaatatagtttctctaaaaactactactaacataaacacaatgaatattccaatgactattaaaaatattatttcgcaacataaattaaaggtaactatatcatttatatactaactatatgaaacactaaccctaatttcacccaaacaacaaacactatttctacctcttgtgctttgctgcatcaattcttaaagttcacaacctttgtctcttttttctaaatttaaggcattatttctttttatacaaatgatattgtaaagtatttttggagattcgtcactagatagtgcaactttaggacctggaataacatgtgattgatacttcgtattattttcttatacaaatatcaaatatatagtaactatataaaccatatagtaactatataaaccatatagtgactattattaaaatatagtaactattgaacatatatagtaaccattataatcatatagtcactatctaagaagcggacaaatacatactctaaataacatagtacataatgtaattgtatagtaactattatttatcaaaaagtcactataaactgttcataacataataactatcttaaacacatagttactgttttaaacttataataactttctaaaaaatatagtgactattttaaacacatagttactgttttaaagttatagtaacttttaaaacaggtatagttactctaaaaactactactaacataaacacaacgaacattccagtgactattaaaaacactaattcgcaacataaattaaaggtgactatatcatttatatactaactatgtgaaacactaaccctaatttcaacaaaacaacaaacatttcgaatcactcaacaaaataataactattgtacacatatagtaactgttgtacacatatagtaaccattaaaataatatagtaactattgtacacatatagtaaccattaaaattgcattgtacctctttaaaccatatagttactgtattactcatatagttactatttaaaatcgtgaagtaACTGATtgaattcgcgaagtgaaaatgatacttcggtaaaacacaaacattaattttttcaaaacaacaaatattttcaattttaaataaaaatagacttaaaattctttaaaaaacaacaaaccgagatgtgatctctaaaaattcttgcgaagatttgtaggcgagcgcaaattcttcgattcgatttcggcaacgacgaacctccttcttgatctactacttcctccaatttttcctcatcaaataggtccaatcataagaattataagataattacgaaaaaaatcgaacaaaacctagaaatttgggctaaattttgaaaagcatagagagaaaatgaaagagaatgaacagaatgtagatctgaaattttgaaaaataaaaaaagtttaaaacgtatataaagtgggctagacacaaatcgcattaaaactcttcaaaacacatagtaactctttaaaacacatagttactgtaatacgcatatagttactattttgaaattataaaataactgtcacgtgacagttatatatgttacccataaaaattactctgttgccctggtccacgctaaattagcatggaccaggtttatgTTAGTGTAAATAGATTATAttttaggcaaatttgccaaaaaggaccttttataactcaaattttgcgagaaaggaccttatataattttttttgtgaaaacacaccttaaagtaaatttttttgcgagaaaggacctaagggaagtttccggcattaactgagcttttccggctattgacttgcacgtgagcagcacgtgtggcttacgttggccaaagacattgattttcctgagtcttgaattttcaaacttgattttatttcgatttttttttccaactttATGTTTTTAAGcttgaattttggaggaaatttgggtgtgattagcaaaataaagtcacacgtgcttctcacgtgcttctcacgtgcaagtcaatgaccgaaaaagctcagtcaataccggaaatttacttttggttgtctttcgcaaaaaaaaattacattaaggcgtgatttcacaaaaaaaaattatataaggtcctttttcgcaaaaaaaattacattaaggtgtgatttcgcaaaaaaaattatataaggtcctttctcgcaaaatttgggttataaaaggtcctttttaacaaatttccCTATATTTTACGAAGTACTCGTATATTGTTTTTGCGGCTAATtatctaaaaataaataaataataaaggtAGTTTGGATGAATTTTGTGGTTAAAGTGATTGATATTGGCAAATTCTGTTCTGGAATCTTGGCTCTATTACATATTTACATGTGGATGTGtccaaaaagaggagagagaatatagGAAATAGAATATCAAGCACACCTTTACCCTTTTtcctttccctttccctttctcTTTCACAAATATTACTATTCATTACCAACCCTTTACAGCCATTCCCAGCTTGCTACGGGCCGGGTACTATACTACGTAGTACTGTACATTTTCTCTACTATACGACTCCATGAGTTAATACGGAGTAGAGCTATCAAAACAggttatcgggtcgggtttgggtcttgggtcatgatcaggtcgggtcgtgtcgggtcaataTTCCATCCGGGTTGAattcgggttcggtcgggtcgatttcaggtcgggtcatgtcgggttttttcttatcccgggttcaggtcgggttcgggtcgtgtcacatttcggtcaggtttgatttcgggttcgggtcttatcgggtcgggtttaagtcggtttgtagcagataatttcgggttcgggtcttatcgagtcgggtttaagtcggtttgcaacacagttattttcgggtccgggtcttagtttggatcggataataatcaaatcaaatagaattcaggtcgggtcactctcagggacgggtcaaactcgggtctgataattaacctatacattttaattattttatattctaaaattttttgtttaacttattttagagttaaatttttcagtatctagcaataaataattaaaatagatttatcgttgaaattaatatttgatcgtgtcattgataactcgggtaaatcgggtagcgggttgtcacaggtcgggtcaatagcaggtttcatcgagttactatcggtttcgggttgacatcgggtcggatatcgaatcgggttcgggtcattgttcggtcgggtcagttcggttatcggtcattttcgggtcgAGTGTCGGTTTCAGGTTCGGGTgttacaacatcgggttaaaatcggttatcgattttttcgggtcgggtacaggTCGGGTTTCAGGTTACCTGTTTTACCGTAATTTCGGGTCATAGTCGGTTACGGGTTCGATCGATTCAGGTCGgattttcaggtcgggtcagtttttaaCAGCTCTAATACGGAGTACTGAGTACAGACCCCTTTTCTTCTCGACCTTGCTATTAGAAAAGTAAATTAGACGGACATCTTAAATCATGTTCTGGTGATTACTAACACACACTTTGTAATGACAAATAATGGTATAAAATAGAGCAATAAAGTCATTTCGGACTTCTAGCAATATCTTACCTAGCTAAATCTTTACAATTTGGAAATAAATATTCTTGATATTCgcctctttttattttatttttattattattattcggTAACTTTTGTATATAATTGCCTTATCAAAAAgaaaattttaattgtttaactaattggttatattttttaactaattagtttcattgtttaactaattagttctagtgtTTAACTACTTGATTTATTCTTTAACTTATACGACACCAAATTGATCTTTTGTGTAAAACCGCCCTGTATAAaagtttatattattattattattattcattttttctctAAACCAACAACCATATTCGAATAAACGGATACGTTATAAAGCCTTCCGGAAAAAAAAACACTTTGAAATACGAAATACAACAAAAGAGCACAATGAAACCGTAGCTCTAATATCGGCATAACCCAAAGGAATCTTTACAATTAGGAAGTAAATAAATTCTATTAATCGTATGTTTATGTTCTTGAGGGATTTGGTAAGACTGTTTTCAGTCACAAGAGCTAAATTCGACAGTAGTAGACTGCAGtccttattttgtctgaatcaTATCtcaaattaatttgattttttttttaccacctacatTCTCCAAATTTGTCTCTAATCTCTCCTGGTCcctttcttctttctctctccttctcttctttctctcaCACACTCCATCTAAAGTCCAGATTTATTTGAACTTctgcataaaaaataaaaaaagggaaaaaatatGTTTCTTATACTCTGAACCCATGATTTAATCGCGGTTTCAATTCACTTGTTTGAAACcgtttctgggatttttctgtGATTTATTTTTGTGGTGGATGTTATGAAGATGAACTGAGGTACGTTTCTGAGAATTTGAATGCTTTGGTTTTGAGTTTAATGTGTTTATGGATGTGAAATTTGTGATAATTGTGTGTTTTTTGATTTGGGTTTTTGATAGGCGCACCAAGTGTTTGTGAGAAGGCGTAAAAGACAGAATTTTGAATTGTGGGGTTTGGAGGGAGTTTCATCAAAATGAGGGACTTCCCATCTTGTTTTGGGGAAAATGCAGTGCAAATTTCTGATTCTTCATCCTCAAATGGTAACAAAACTGCTCAAAATCTGGTAACTTGTGTATATCAATGTCGATTTCGAGGGCGGTCATGTCTAATAACAGTTACATGGAGTAAGAACTTGATGGGTCAAGGTCTTAGTGTTGGAATTGATGATTCAAGCAACCAATGTTTGTGTAAGGTTGATATTAAGCCATGGTTGTTCTCAAAGAGAAAAGGGTATAAGAGCTTAGATGTAGAGTCTAGTAATATTGACATTTATTGGGACCTTTCATCTGCTAAATTTGGATCTGGGCCTGAACCTTTGGAGGGATTTTACTTGGCAATTGTGTGTGATAAGCAAATGATTCTTCTCCTTGGAGATATGAGAAAGGAGGCTTTTAAAAAGACTAATGCTTCCCAAGTTCCAAGTGCTGCTGTTTTCATAGCAAAGAGGGAGCATGTTTATGGGAAGAAGGTATTCTATGCAAAGGCTAAGTTCAGCGATAATGGTCCGGTGCACGACCTCATGATTGAGTGTGACACAATTAGCACTAATGACCCGTGCTTGATTGTCCGTGTGGATACTAAAAATTTGATGCAGGTCAAGCGGCTTCGATGGAAATTCCGGGGTAATCACACTATCCTGATTGATGGCCTCCCTGTTGAGGTTTTCTGGGATGTGCATAGTTGGCTTTTCGGTACATCTCCTGGTAGTGCAGTTTTTATGTTCAGAACTAGTCTATCCGCTGAGAAGATATGGAATAGCCAACCTCTTTGTGATCCTAGTGTATTGCATTGGCCAACTTCGCAAAGAATTCGAGATTCTCAGTCGCACCAACTTGGTTTCTCTCTGATTTTGTATGCCTGGAAGCAAGAATAGTAAGATTTAAGGATTCTTTGTTGAGTGCTAAGTGCTAACAGAGATACACTAGGGAGTGTCCATTTACCTTTCTCTGTGATGGAACTACTtcataatttttatataattggTGTTCCTTTGTCTTTTCTATCCTTTTTGTGGAGGAAGAAAAATTAAATAGATCAAAGTTATTTTTGTTGCCTTTGATTGTAAATTCCTCTGTCCATTGTCCTCTTTAGTTTTTGTGCAATATTCTGTTGCTTTTATGGAGACTATATCACATTTGTTCTTGTTATTTATAGAGGATTCGATGAAATTTATTCCAGTTGTATCTCAGCTGCAAACTTGTATATCTTGTTCTGTATGTCACACACAGAAAGCATGACACTTGTTTGTGATATGTCTAGTTAGCATCTTCTCTTTCTTGTTAGTTTAACAAGTGAAAATTTTGTTCATTTGTTTGGGAGTTAAACTCCTCCTTCTGCAGGATTTAAGATCAGCTTCAAGCAAGAAGAATTCAAGGTTGGGAGATTATTGATCACATCAAGCAGAAACAAATTTGAATTTATCTACTTTTCAGatgtctttttaaaaaaaaaaaaaattggctgTTTTGTTTTCCTACAGGAATGGGCACATTGCTAAAATGGTTTGTGATGGGTCATACGTTGGGGTATCTAAAGGGTCAAGTGATGATAGTTTGCACTTTGCAGTCCGCATGACATATTGGTAGCTTTTCTGCTTGTACATGTCACATGTCACATGTCACATGTCACATGTCACATGTCACATGTCACATGTGTAAAGCTGAAGTTATTTTCATGACCATAGAAGACCATAACTTATGCTGCTTCAAGTAATTGGTAAATCTCTGTAACTGACTGTAATGCATTTTTTTTGGATTTCATCATATATTCTGTTTCCTGCTAGTTATAGCATTATCGAGAAATCTGTTTCATCGCCTTCATATTGAAATTATGCATTCCATGTTTTTAACGGAGTTCAAGCTGGGGAGTCCTCTGGCATATAggtcaaattaaaaaaaatgagtatATTACTTTTATATTCTTTTTTTCAAACTGATTCTTGATTTCGCCAACGTTTTACTGTTGTTGAATTTTTCTTGGCTTTAACTTTTCTCTTTCAGTATATGGTGGTTGCTTGCACTTGATGTTTGTTATAAGAAAAAAATCTTGTATAAATCACATCATCTATGCTGCTTCATAACATGTCACTTGAGTAGTGTTCATATTTTAGCATTTAACTACGATTCAACACTGATGCCATAGTTTTCCTATAAACTTAATTTGATGTGCAATGAAAAGGCATCGATCTGTGGGCCACACAGTGAACTAGTGAAGCAATTTCCCTTTATTCAGATGTACACTTCTGCCTGCCCTTTGCTAATTCTAAAACTTCAAAAAGAAGAAACTGGGGAAGACCAGTACCAAGCCCTTGTCTGTGACATCATAACTAAAGAAATACTTGCTGTTTAACCTTGGATTGCTTATTGCTGATTCTGGGAAGCAAATTTTAAGTAGCTAGCATAGTTTTGGCACTTGACTAGTCTATGTGTCGTTGGCATTTTGCATTCGACCTTGTTTGCTTATTCCTCAATGATCTGTCTGGCATGTGCTATCCTATTAGCTACTTGGAGGGATTCTCCATCTTTTGTCTACTGACCTTGTGAATGGTTTGTGAGAAGGGGTAGGGATAAGTAGTACTGCATTGCCTAATACGATATTAGGAATACCTAAATGTGTTTAAATTCCGTGAACCAAAAAATTCAAGTCTCTCATAAATGTCATAATGTTAGACGTTCATCCCTATCAATAGACCAAAGACTCATCTTCAATCTTTCATTTGCTTACAAAAGTAAAATTTACCTTCTACAATATCCCTTTTTGTGCTAATGAAGTGTTTAGTTGAATCTGTCAATTCTGAATCGCTATACTTGGCTATTTTATGAATAGCTACGAGGCTAACATCCATCCTTTTTTCTCTTCGTGTAAACTGCTCATCACAATTTGCCTACCTGTAGGTTGGTACCACATATTATTTCTGGTATTAAAATCCTGGATGATTTTCTTATTGATTTCTAGTAAATGAAGAAGTCCCAACCTCATCTCTAGAAAAGGAGGGGAAGGTTAGGTTTTAGGCCTGTTTGCAGCCTTTAGAAGAGAGGATATTTAGGGAAAATTGTGTCCTTCATAAAAGTTAGTTTGTTAAATGGTCCAAAAAGTTTGCCATGTTTACTAAGCTTCTGTGAGCCTCCCTAAGTATAAATGCCAAAATGTTAGTTCATCTCCTCGAATATATTCGCTAAAATATCAGGTATACTAAATCTTGGTACTCCACCTCAACTTAAAGCATAAGTCCATATGTTTAGTATACTTCCTATCATGTTGAGTACATTCAAATAGTTGCAACTACTTTGTAAAATTTAGATTAGTAGGAAAATTTGGCGACGTGAGCACATTTTTCTTGGGTGTTAAGATAGAGCTGAATGAGTTAGATTGACTTAACCCCAAGTCTTAAATCTTGGCTCCGTCAACAAATACGAGGGTGTACAATGTACACTGTATGTTAGCAATTTAGCATcattaaatttcattaaaaaatacCTTTTTGATTAATAAATCTCCTATATATCCTTACATGAATTTGTTTCATTCAATTTTCTCAATGGACTATGATGCTGTTTTTGCAATCAGACTTTTGTTATAGA encodes:
- the LOC110798258 gene encoding uncharacterized protein; its protein translation is MRDFPSCFGENAVQISDSSSSNGNKTAQNLVTCVYQCRFRGRSCLITVTWSKNLMGQGLSVGIDDSSNQCLCKVDIKPWLFSKRKGYKSLDVESSNIDIYWDLSSAKFGSGPEPLEGFYLAIVCDKQMILLLGDMRKEAFKKTNASQVPSAAVFIAKREHVYGKKVFYAKAKFSDNGPVHDLMIECDTISTNDPCLIVRVDTKNLMQVKRLRWKFRGNHTILIDGLPVEVFWDVHSWLFGTSPGSAVFMFRTSLSAEKIWNSQPLCDPSVLHWPTSQRIRDSQSHQLGFSLILYAWKQE